One region of Serinus canaria isolate serCan28SL12 chromosome 25, serCan2020, whole genome shotgun sequence genomic DNA includes:
- the LOC108963918 gene encoding olfactory receptor 14J1-like, with the protein MSNSSSISHFLLLALADTRQLQLLHFCLLLAISLAALLGNGLIISAVACGHHLHTPMFFFLLNLALADLGCLCTTVPKVMHNSLWNTRNISYTGCAAQIFFFLFFISAEFSLLTIMCYDRYVSICKPLHYGTLLGSRACAHMAAAAWASAFLYALLHTANTFSLPLCHGNALDQFFCEVPQILKLSCSNSYLRELGLIVFSICLALSCFVFIVFSYVQIFRAVLRIPSEQGRHKAFSTCLPHLAVVSLFISTAHFAYLKPPSISCPSLDLALSVLYSVVPPALNPLIYSLRNQELKAAVWRLMTGWFQKH; encoded by the coding sequence atgtccaacagcagctccatcagccacttcctcctgctggcattggcagacacgcggcagctgcagctcctgcacttctgcctcttgctggccatctccctggctgccctcctgggcaacggcctcatcatcagcgccgtagcctgcggccaccacctgcacacgcccatgttcttcttcctgctcaacctggccctcGCTGACCTGGGCTGCctctgcaccactgtccccaaagtcatgcacaattccctctggaaCACCAGGAACATCTCCtacacaggatgtgctgcacagatctttttctttctgttcttcatctcagcagagttttccctcctgaccatcatgtgctacgaccgctacgtgtccatctgcaaacccctgcactacgggaccctcctgggcagcagagcttgtgcccacatggcagcagctgcctgggccagtgcctttctctatgctctgctgcacacagccaatacattttccctgcccctgtgccatggcaatgccTTGGATCAGTTTTTCTGTGAAGTCCCCCAGATCCTCAAGCTCTCCTGCTCAAATTCCTACCTCAGGGAACTTGGGCTCAttgttttttccatctgtttagCACTTAgctgttttgtgttcattgttttctcctatgtgcagatcttcagggctgtgctgaggatcccctctgagcagggacggcacaaagccttttccacctgcctccctcacctggccgTGGTCTCCCTGTTCATCAGCACTGCACATTTTGCCTACCTGAAGCCCCCCTCCATCTCatgcccatccctggatctggccctgtcagttctgtactcggtggtgcctccagccctgaaccccctcatctacagcctgaggaaccaggagctcaaggctgcagtgtggagaCTGATGACTGGATGGTTTCAGAAACATTAA